A segment of the Fusarium oxysporum f. sp. lycopersici 4287 chromosome 4, whole genome shotgun sequence genome:
TCTTTATGTCAATAAGAAAAATCAGCATTTTAGTATCTGGCTCCTAACGCTGCATGGTACGTTATCATTCTGAAATGTGACTTGCTTATTGTTACCCTTCTCGAGTAACTAAACCAGTGACAAATAAAAAAATGACGAGATATCAACTCAGAAATATCTAAATGAAATTTCTCTTGTTCTCCTCTAACCACGCTCTGAAATCTTGCATGTTAGGGTTATAACCACGGCACTCATGTACATCCCCGCCATAACCTTCATCAGCGAACCACTTGAACATATCACCAACAGACCCCTTCAACACAAACTTGACCGCACTCGCAACCGGACAAGGCGCCAGAGCCATCTTCTGGCCGGAGACTTCACAATAGATAGCATCCGCCTCACGTTGTGTGAGCTCATCGCCCACAAGCGTCAACGCTGCATTCTTGTACATCTCCGGCCAGAGCAGACTCTGAGCCGCAAACCAGCCAATGTCTTTAGTCGACACCATCTGTAGCTTTTTACTTCCCATCTGCTCCCACATACGTGCGAAGCCCTTTCCGTGGATATCAGTCGTGATGTTTTCGAAGAAGGTTACCGGCCGAAGAATAGTGTATGTCATCTGCTGCACGCTTTCGCGCGCCTGCTGTTCAAGATGTTTCTCAATAGCGTGTTTCGCGGCAAAGTTCTTGACGTAGGTTGGATTGTTGGGGGATCGCTCAGGTCCACCACGGTCTCCTGAAGAGTAGACAAAGTGCTGGACACCATGCTGTACGGCGGCATTGATGACAGCTTTGCCTTGCTGTTCTTCTGCGTCCGAATTGATCTGGACGCTGTAGACGCCCCATACTGGGCCAGCTTTGACGAAAATTGCACCGACATTTTCCAAATCACCTTCAACAACAGATATCTTGGGATTGGCAGCAAGAGCCTGAGCTTTGCGGCTGGTCGGGTCGCGTGTGACTGCAATGATatgaaaggaagaagaaggcgagtTTGAGAGGATGTTATCAATGACAGCACCGCCTTGCTTGCCGGTGGCGCCAAAGATCAACATGGTCTTTTGTGTATTGAATGCCGACATCTTGCTTCTTTGCTTAGGATAAAGGTTGAATGTTGAAATATTGTAGGTaagagtttgagaagaaTTTATTTACTGTTTAGATGAAAATGATTTTCAAGTTTGCGGAAATGTTTGCATTAATATAGTGCAACTATTCGCATTTTCTTGCGCGAAGACGGCGTCCGGGTTGACATTTTTACATACATGAACTGAGACGGAGCAACTAAATCATCGTGAAACTCATAGCTGAAAGATCGCCGTGCGAGTGCGAAAAGATAGAGGCCCTTTCAGGCGGAGCAACGCTTAGCTTGAAGCGTACTAGCACATTTCAGGTTAGACTTGCGCTTCGATTTCCTCTTTCGAGCTAGCAAGCGAATGCGAGCCGGTCAGTTTATTCGTCCATTTATCGTGACGCTACTATGGTATGTTttattctccttctcaactaCCGGCTTCAAAGACTTTCCTCACAAGACTATGATAAGATGGAATAATGAACGCTCTTGATCAAGTCCAATTTTTCATGCTAAGAGCGATAAGACTTAAGGCACGTATGAATCTCTTATTACACATTTCTACTCTAAAAAGTTGAGTCTAGCTCTATCATGTCAACTAGTGACAAGAATCACAATCCGGTTCTCCAGTATGTTGCCTAGTTATCACTACTATAATAGTGATTGACAACCGGAGGCTTTGCACCAATACCATACGCACTACCTCCATAATCGAGATAACCCTGCGAGTATGGAAGAGCGGGGAACTTGCCCTTGATCTCCTGTGCATCGCCAAACACCCAAACCGTCGCCATACCCATGACCTGATGCTGAAGAATATGGCAGTGCATCATCCAAGCTCCAATGTTCTCCTCAGTAATCTTGATTCTCCATGCTCTCCAACCAGCTGTATGATGAGGTACGCCCTTGACGGCATATCGATACAGATTAGTCGAGTCTCGAAGAACAGGAGTGAAGTTCTTGAAGTGCTTCTCGTTTTCGTGAGCGTCGTAAGTGCCATTGCCTGCACCTAGATCATAGACATGGTAGCCGTGGACATGCATCGGATGAAAGTCCCAGCCTCCTGTTGGGCCGTTGTTGTTCTGCCACACAATATCCAAAACTTCGCCGACTTTAGCTGGGAAGGCTTTTGTATTGGGATCAAAACCGCCGTGCTCTAAAGCGAGCGTGTAGTTGGGTGTTTGGCCGGTTTCGTAGACCTGGATGAGATATGGGACTTGGTTGTGATCTGCTTGGACACTTTCCTTCCATGGGAGACCATTTTGGCTGGACAAATTGATCAGTAAAATATAGAGAGAAACGCAAGGGGGAACTTACGCCCAGGCGACTGTGCCGTTCAATGTTCCATTCTCATATTGTCCAGTGGTCAAGATCTGATTGATCTGAATAGTCACCGTCCTGGTAACCTCGCTCAAACGAGGGAATGCCTTGTTGTTATACTCCGAAAGCCCTTCAAGCTTGTACTCAAGGTAGTCGTAAGTCTTGTTTGGCAAGACAACAGGTGACGAGGGTGGCAGAGTCCTTGGTAGCTTTGGTCCCTTAGGACATCTATACCTAAGAATAGCGTAACCGCTGATCTGTTGAGGTCGATCACGACTCTCATACCGGACCCAAAACTGCGAATCTTCTCCATGGCAAACATCCTTCGCAGACTTAGTCTTTAAGAGGTAGCTGAAGCGCTGACCGGATGAAACTTGGACGTGGTCCACCTTGGCTGGCTTGGTGTATGAACCATCAGCCTCAATGACAGTCAGCTTGTCGTGCCCGTCAATTCCAAGCTTGATCATCGACAAAGCAGTCGCGCCGATGAATCGCATTCGATACGTTTTGCCAGGATCAACTTCAATGACATGAGGTGTGCAGCTAATGTCAGAAGCAGTATCGAAACTCTGATTTCCAGAATTGCCGTTTATCGTAATTGCTTGAGGTTCACCAGACCACTTGAACGGATCTCCGAGAAGACCCGCCTCAATTGTCTCGTCTGCCGCAGCG
Coding sequences within it:
- a CDS encoding L-ascorbate oxidase: MMFNLLAVLPLLALAAAKCKVHDQTFTPDYVLEATLEDIKVNCKSRQSVVFNGTFPGPTLYLKEEQTAWIRVYNRVPDQNITVHWHGISQRAAPFSDGTPLVSQWPVPANHFFDYEVRPQRGDAGTYFYHSHVGLQSLTAHGVLIVKDADKPQYKYDGDLALIVADNYAAADETIEAGLLGDPFKWSGEPQAITINGNSGNQSFDTASDISCTPHVIEVDPGKTYRMRFIGATALSMIKLGIDGHDKLTVIEADGSYTKPAKVDHVQVSSGQRFSYLLKTKSAKDVCHGEDSQFWVRYESRDRPQQISGYAILRYRCPKGPKLPRTLPPSSPVVLPNKTYDYLEYKLEGLSEYNNKAFPRLSEVTRTVTIQINQILTTGQYENGTLNGTVAWAQNGLPWKESVQADHNQVPYLIQVYETGQTPNYTLALEHGGFDPNTKAFPAKVGEVLDIVWQNNNGPTGGWDFHPMHVHGYHVYDLGAGNGTYDAHENEKHFKNFTPVLRDSTNLYRYAVKGVPHHTAGWRAWRIKITEENIGAWMMHCHILQHQVMGMATVWVFGDAQEIKGKFPALPYSQGYLDYGGSAYGIGAKPPVVNHYYSSDN